A region of Paucidesulfovibrio longus DSM 6739 DNA encodes the following proteins:
- a CDS encoding cyclase family protein, giving the protein MLVIDLSHPLVPGMPVFPGTPEPAFDNAATLETKGFLEARFTLTSHMGTHCDAPAHLVPGGATLDSLPAGTWIGQGRRLDLRAACRESGGRIGPEHLRPHLPARCDWLLLQTGWEEHWGAPDYFTEHPELTPAAAELLAGTGVTGLGLDTPSPERCTDTDLPVHRTLFRAGALIVENLRNLEALPDSGFTFICAPLPLADADGAPCRCLAEVLRRIA; this is encoded by the coding sequence TTGCTCGTCATCGACCTCAGCCACCCGCTTGTTCCGGGGATGCCCGTCTTTCCGGGCACGCCCGAGCCCGCCTTCGACAACGCCGCCACGCTGGAGACCAAAGGCTTCCTGGAGGCCCGCTTCACGCTGACCTCGCACATGGGCACGCACTGCGACGCACCCGCGCACCTTGTGCCCGGCGGCGCGACCCTGGACAGCCTGCCCGCGGGCACCTGGATCGGCCAGGGACGCAGGCTCGACCTGCGCGCGGCCTGCCGCGAGTCCGGCGGGCGCATCGGCCCGGAGCACCTGCGGCCCCACCTGCCCGCGCGCTGCGACTGGCTGCTGCTCCAGACAGGATGGGAGGAACACTGGGGAGCGCCGGATTATTTCACGGAGCATCCGGAACTGACCCCAGCCGCCGCGGAACTCCTGGCCGGGACAGGCGTGACGGGCCTGGGCCTGGACACGCCCTCCCCGGAACGCTGCACCGACACGGACCTACCCGTGCACCGGACCCTGTTCCGCGCGGGCGCGCTGATCGTGGAGAACCTGCGCAACCTGGAGGCCCTGCCCGATTCGGGCTTCACCTTCATCTGCGCGCCCCTGCCCCTGGCCGACGCGGACGGCGCGCCCTGCCGCTGTCTGGCCGAGGTTTTGCGGAGAATCGCGTGA
- a CDS encoding TraB/GumN family protein, giving the protein MALLRQFSRFLRSAARRIPALAAAALACCSLTLGPAAPAKAASFLWRVERNGRIAYLAGSMHFADESMYPLAPAFDEAFGKSAILAVEADVTRITPEQGRMMRELAACPPGKTLGDELSDEAKAAFERAGQDWTRYEGFRPWYALTAMQSEQMVRLGFRSELGIDMHFLERAHERGMPVRELEGVEEQFRMLAGLEEMNQDAYLRFSLLQMRTMDKLARRLAEAWKRGDVPELEQILFGSPLFNAVFRPLNEKLYFERNRNMASKILDYLESGEIHFVIVGAGHVVGDQGLLQLLRDRGCALAQL; this is encoded by the coding sequence ATGGCTTTGCTGAGACAGTTTTCCCGCTTCCTGCGCTCCGCTGCGCGCCGCATTCCGGCCCTGGCCGCCGCGGCCCTGGCCTGCTGCTCCCTGACCCTGGGACCGGCGGCCCCGGCCAAGGCCGCGAGCTTTCTCTGGCGCGTGGAACGCAACGGCCGCATCGCCTACCTCGCGGGCTCCATGCATTTCGCGGACGAGAGCATGTATCCGCTGGCCCCGGCCTTTGACGAAGCCTTCGGCAAGAGCGCGATCCTGGCCGTGGAGGCCGACGTCACCCGGATCACCCCCGAGCAGGGCCGCATGATGCGCGAGCTGGCCGCCTGCCCGCCGGGCAAGACCCTCGGCGACGAGCTTTCGGACGAGGCCAAGGCCGCCTTCGAGCGCGCGGGCCAGGACTGGACGCGCTATGAGGGCTTCCGGCCCTGGTACGCGCTCACGGCCATGCAGTCCGAGCAGATGGTCCGGCTCGGTTTTCGCTCCGAGCTGGGCATCGACATGCATTTTCTGGAACGCGCGCACGAACGCGGCATGCCCGTGCGCGAGCTGGAAGGCGTGGAGGAGCAGTTCCGGATGCTCGCGGGGCTGGAGGAAATGAACCAGGACGCCTACCTGCGCTTCTCCCTGCTCCAGATGCGGACCATGGACAAGCTGGCCCGCAGGCTGGCCGAGGCCTGGAAGCGCGGCGACGTCCCGGAGCTGGAGCAGATTCTTTTCGGCAGCCCGCTCTTCAACGCCGTCTTCCGTCCGCTGAACGAAAAGCTCTATTTCGAGCGCAACCGGAACATGGCCTCGAAAATCCTGGACTATCTCGAATCCGGGGAAATCCACTTCGTCATCGTGGGCGCCGGCCACGTGGTCGGCGACCAGGGCCTGCTCCAACTGCTTCGGGACCGGGGCTGCGCCCTGGCCCAACTCTAA
- a CDS encoding cupin domain-containing protein has protein sequence MTAQEIIELLQLTPHPEEGGFFAETYRADEGAPLSALPARYSGPRSFGTAIYYLLTPGTFSALHRLKSDEIFHFYAGGPVRMLQLGPERNQEPGARELVIGPDLRAGQRPQVVVPRGVWQGALLEPGAEFALLGCTVAPGFEYADYEHGRREALLREWPEHAALITRLTTK, from the coding sequence ATGACCGCACAGGAAATCATCGAACTGCTCCAGCTGACGCCCCACCCGGAGGAAGGCGGCTTTTTCGCCGAGACGTACCGCGCGGACGAGGGCGCGCCGCTTTCCGCGCTGCCCGCGCGCTACTCCGGCCCGCGCAGCTTCGGCACGGCCATCTACTACCTGCTCACGCCGGGCACGTTCTCGGCCCTGCATCGACTGAAAAGCGACGAAATCTTTCATTTCTACGCGGGCGGACCAGTGCGGATGCTCCAGCTCGGCCCGGAGCGGAACCAGGAGCCGGGCGCGCGCGAACTCGTCATCGGCCCGGACCTGCGCGCTGGCCAGCGGCCCCAGGTGGTGGTGCCGCGCGGGGTCTGGCAGGGCGCGCTGCTGGAGCCGGGCGCGGAATTCGCCCTGCTCGGCTGCACCGTTGCCCCGGGCTTCGAATACGCGGACTATGAGCACGGCCGGCGCGAAGCGCTCCTGCGGGAATGGCCCGAACACGCCGCGCTCATCACGCGGCTGACCACGAAGTGA